The following are encoded together in the Gemmatimonadaceae bacterium genome:
- the truA gene encoding tRNA pseudouridine(38-40) synthase TruA: protein MAERSVQLVLHYDGSGFSGWQRQPEQRTVQGVMEAALERLCGAPVGVLGAGRTDAGVHARGQAAGVRVPERWTPSALRRALNAVLPPDVWVAAAHEMRATFHARYSAVARRYRYYVGTDEEADSPFRRRLEFAIRRPLDRGALDATAAGLLGEHGFRAFAVQGTAPPDDDHRCHVHVARWLDRPGGVVFEIEANRFLHHMVRFLVGTMLDIATGRRPQQDMAALLAAVDNRAVSPPAPAHALFLEAVVYPADLYLR from the coding sequence ATGGCGGAGCGCAGTGTGCAGCTCGTGTTGCACTATGACGGCTCGGGGTTCAGCGGGTGGCAACGCCAGCCTGAGCAGCGCACCGTGCAAGGAGTCATGGAAGCAGCGCTTGAGCGCCTCTGCGGCGCGCCGGTCGGCGTGCTGGGCGCGGGACGGACCGATGCGGGGGTGCATGCACGCGGCCAGGCGGCTGGCGTACGGGTGCCCGAGCGATGGACGCCATCCGCGCTTCGAAGGGCGCTCAACGCGGTGCTTCCGCCGGACGTCTGGGTCGCCGCTGCGCACGAGATGCGCGCCACCTTCCACGCCCGGTACAGCGCTGTTGCGCGTCGCTACAGGTACTACGTCGGGACGGACGAGGAAGCCGACTCGCCCTTTCGCCGCCGGCTGGAGTTCGCGATCCGGCGCCCCCTCGATCGGGGCGCCCTCGACGCGACGGCCGCCGGGCTGCTCGGGGAGCACGGGTTCCGCGCGTTCGCGGTCCAGGGCACCGCACCACCCGACGACGATCACCGCTGTCACGTGCACGTTGCGCGATGGCTGGATCGACCGGGCGGCGTGGTGTTCGAAATCGAGGCCAACCGCTTTCTGCATCACATGGTGAGATTCCTCGTCGGCACGATGTTGGACATTGCCACCGGCCGCCGGCCCCAGCAGGATATGGCCGCGCTGTTGGCCGCCGTCGACAACCGCGCCGTCTCGCCGCCTGCCCCGGCGCACGCGCTCTTCCTGGAGGCCGTCGTGTATCCCGCGGACCTGTACCTCCGATGA